TTCACCTGCACGCGGACGGTGTCGCCAGGATTGAAGTGAGGAATGTCCTTGCGCTGGAGCTTTTCGGCAAGCTTTGCCATGACCGGAGAAATCGACATAATGAGTTCCTTTCGCGCACGTCGCACCGACTCTGCCGGGCACACGCTTGAAATTTCTATGATTTGCCGCGCCTGTAGGTGGTTCTGGATAACGCCGCAACAGAGCCCTGCAGGCGCGACTGCGCCTCGAGGGACAAAGGTAGATTGTACCCGATGAAGAGCTCACTGTCAGCCTTTGTGGCGCTCCGAGCCAAGACCGCCGGCCTCATGCAGCAGCATTCGATCCTGCTCGTTCAATGTTTGTGGCTGTAGCAGTTCGGGACGATTCCGGAGAGTTTTCTCGAGCGCCTTGCGTCTACGCCAGCTGCGAATTTCATCGTGGTTGCCGGAAGCCAGCACCTCGGGCACACTCCAGCCGCGAAAATCTGCCGGGCGCGTGTAATGAGGATAGTCGAGCAGGCCTCCCGATGCGCAGGTGGAATCCGGCGCATTGGGTTCGGAGACCTTCACGACGGAACTGAAGCTCTCCTGCTTCGCCGAAGCCTGGTTGCCCAAAACGCCTGGAATGAGGCGCGAAACTACGTCAATAACGATGGCGGCGCCGAGTTCGCCGCCGCTCAGCACGAAATCACCAACCGACAACTCGCGATCTGCGA
The genomic region above belongs to Terriglobales bacterium and contains:
- the trmD gene encoding tRNA (guanosine(37)-N1)-methyltransferase TrmD, which codes for MRFDIITIFPDFFHGPLDFGVLRRAREQGLVHVTIHDLRAFTHDRHQTVDDRPFGGGEGMVLKAQPIFECVESLGVASREERLSGGPRETVVLLSAQGRVFHQQEAEAMAKLDRIVLVCGRYEGVDERVNEHLADRELSVGDFVLSGGELGAAIVIDVVSRLIPGVLGNQASAKQESFSSVVKVSEPNAPDSTCASGGLLDYPHYTRPADFRGWSVPEVLASGNHDEIRSWRRRKALEKTLRNRPELLQPQTLNEQDRMLLHEAGGLGSERHKG